In uncultured Methanobacterium sp., a genomic segment contains:
- a CDS encoding DUF3344 domain-containing protein translates to MKLKASMVFLTILIMLTLCGAVSAANTPLNTTQNGTVSGDLYVNTTQPVPFADQPTGATTREFNTTYNIPTYTSIEYAKVYVNIYSGSGSANWPVNATILLDGNGDGVYETTLGNEILTSTNYSTDGTIYWINNHCFRVYSDYQLWYDVTGLINCTHPSIYVKTQQVGTDTFDGRLKMITLVAAYNDTDNDTVHYWVNDGQDWISSGETSQTTFETSPITENIASATLNTVALSSKDGSYNFNGVTNNGTDPVAPINYFVTHTWDVTATVTRGNNSTLTYTAGSGSFKSVLATLTIREGKVETGLADSPWPTFGGNLKGTGQSTYTGTEISNLAWKYSTGGAISSDSSATIGADGTIYIGSTDKKLYALNPDGTLKWTHTTGGSVYTPTIGSDGTIYIGSTDKKLYALNPDGTLKWNYTVGGSIQGAAKIGTDGTIYVAGGGLYALTANGTLKWSYGAGSYTPVIGTDGTIYVTSGSNLYAVNPDGTLKWTILLAEFYSIKGSPAIGPDGTIYVASTAFALHAVNPDGTLKWNYSFSDQCYTGSPVIGTDGTIYIGNIESPYWGNNFYAINSDGTLKWAKAVGTTSGHYIYGSAAIDADGTVYIGCMDGKFYAFNNNGILKWTFATGAGIQSSPSIGSDGTIYIGSSDGKLYALNIIPPVANFTADVLTDYAPLTVQFTDTSTENPSSWQWDFNNDGTIDSTQQNPTYTYTTPGTYTVKLVVSNKKGNNSMIKTDYITVTITPNDTESPTVTASPISGNFNSIVTVTLTAIDNFDKRPVIYYTTDGTDPTTESRKYTGNITLVKSTILKFIAADKSGNISPVQTETYNVTDTYPPNATATLSETTVTLKTTDNADPNPKIYYTTDGTDPTTSSTPYSGPFTIPPAASTIVKFIAVDESGNTSPLQSKTFNTTRTTDIITGYYAEGNIGLIVSNGGTSYTWFAHNTPGTGTVTYTASDLNIPEGATILSARLYQAWTWYGYPGYTLTFNGNSVNQTAHYADGNDGQDIFDVTKYFKLGGNNTAVLTSTGGASYATILIVVYQLDSEPYKEIWVNEGFDIIPGYSGYGATEGPGHAYFKNVTTNNISTAQITLSLPSGDNDSPSILLNGQTFNINSTGGSDPAFKYYNINTTAIGNGTNIIEVPNGGYMSIANAILTLTYQSDIVANFTADKTNGTSPLTVQFTDQSTNATSWSWDFNNDGIIDSTEQNPTWTYTTPDSYTVKLKVTGPGGIDTETKNNYITIPFATWHDACESLDGWITSGSSLSTTAYEGSFSINGNAAGSTVSAQKTINILEGAKTLRFEAGATTSYSYDNWVKVYLDGQEILTIPLAGSVNWNRYAIDLSKISPGNHTFKIQAYSETSWASANFFLDNIWVIGDEEIFSNIKITPADANVKSGNTLQLSAQAYSQYDGKLSKVFTWTSSNESVGTINSNGLFTALTPGTTYITATADGINCTQLVTVNYPVPVAEFTSNVTQGLTPLSVQFTDTCNQTVPGTITSWNWDFNGDGITDSTEQNPTWTYNSTGTHTVKLTVSGPGGSDEEVKTNYITVFAQEPPIAQFTSNIQSGFEPFTVHFTDQSSNYVTGWAWDFDGDGITDSTLQNPTHTFYAGNYTVKLTVTGPLGTDEEVKTNYVTVNYPAPVAGFTATTTMGITPLPVQFNSTSTGTITHYAWDFNGDGITDSTEQNPTYTYQNPGTYTVKLTVTGPGGTDEEVKTNYISAGTIIYQTDTDSYVLSTSANNNYGTSTTIYARVTTSGGIYRTLITFDLSSIPKGAVIDSATLYAYMSSRAGDRNISAYRITGEWTESGVKWNNQPTVNSIATSITNPGSVANVWVTWDVTPDVLAYLQGTANYGWMLALSNESSSNQYAYFRSSEYSTTAQRPYLQIVCHLPTPEANFTTSPTNGTTPLTVQFTDTTTNNPTTWAWDFNNDGNIDSTIQNPTWTYTSEGIYTVTLTAGNSAGNNTLTQSNLIKVGKPDLSIDNVQLPNNPVVGGIYNINATIVNNGVSDAAAFNVKIAGIGTQRVNSLAASTSTVLSWIWTPTTTGPFQFDINTDRHNEITEANEANNIYKHNVTVSDPRADITISDVNGIPVNPVVGQTYTITTTITNNGQTDATGFNVKFAGLGTQRIDSLAAGASTTLTWTWTPTAVGDVTFNINSDRNNEITEANENNNIYTQTVKVTDPRPDITITDVTGIPANPVAGQTYTVTVTVANNGSGDASSFNVKFAGNGTQRVTNLAAGATTTLTWTWTPTTTGDYNLNINTDRNNEITEANEANNIFQQTVYVG, encoded by the coding sequence ATGAAACTTAAAGCAAGTATGGTGTTTTTAACAATTCTAATAATGTTAACGCTCTGCGGAGCAGTCTCAGCAGCAAACACACCACTTAACACCACACAAAATGGTACAGTATCAGGAGATTTATATGTAAACACAACACAACCTGTACCATTCGCTGATCAACCCACAGGCGCCACTACCCGGGAATTCAACACAACATACAACATACCCACATACACCAGCATAGAATACGCCAAAGTGTACGTGAACATCTACAGTGGTAGTGGAAGTGCTAACTGGCCAGTAAATGCCACAATATTGTTAGATGGAAATGGAGACGGAGTATACGAAACCACACTGGGCAACGAAATCTTAACCAGCACCAACTACTCAACAGACGGAACTATCTACTGGATAAACAACCACTGCTTCCGAGTCTACAGCGACTACCAACTATGGTACGACGTAACCGGACTGATAAACTGTACACATCCATCAATCTACGTCAAAACCCAGCAGGTAGGAACTGACACCTTTGACGGACGACTAAAAATGATCACATTGGTGGCAGCATACAACGACACAGACAACGACACAGTACACTACTGGGTCAACGATGGGCAGGACTGGATAAGCAGTGGCGAAACCAGTCAGACCACATTTGAAACCAGCCCGATAACCGAAAATATAGCGAGTGCCACCCTGAACACTGTAGCACTTAGTAGCAAAGATGGAAGCTACAATTTCAATGGAGTAACTAATAATGGAACAGATCCTGTAGCACCAATAAATTACTTTGTAACCCACACCTGGGATGTAACCGCTACAGTGACCCGTGGCAATAATAGCACACTAACCTACACTGCAGGAAGTGGTTCATTCAAGAGTGTTCTGGCCACACTTACTATTCGTGAGGGAAAAGTTGAAACTGGACTTGCAGACTCACCATGGCCCACTTTCGGTGGAAATCTCAAAGGCACCGGACAATCTACCTACACTGGCACAGAAATTAGCAACCTTGCCTGGAAGTATTCCACTGGCGGTGCAATAAGTTCAGACAGTTCAGCTACCATTGGAGCAGATGGAACCATCTACATCGGCAGCACCGATAAAAAACTATATGCCTTAAACCCAGATGGAACACTCAAATGGACCCATACCACTGGAGGTTCAGTATATACACCCACTATAGGATCAGATGGAACCATCTACATCGGCAGCACCGATAAAAAACTATATGCCTTAAACCCAGATGGAACACTCAAATGGAATTACACAGTTGGAGGATCCATACAGGGGGCAGCAAAGATAGGAACAGATGGAACCATCTATGTCGCCGGTGGGGGATTATATGCATTAACAGCAAACGGAACACTCAAATGGAGCTACGGTGCAGGAAGTTACACTCCAGTTATTGGAACAGACGGAACTATATACGTCACTAGTGGTAGTAATTTATATGCAGTAAATCCAGATGGAACACTCAAATGGACTATTTTATTGGCCGAATTTTATTCAATAAAGGGTTCACCAGCAATTGGACCTGATGGAACCATCTACGTTGCAAGTACAGCCTTTGCATTACATGCTGTAAACCCGGATGGAACACTCAAATGGAATTACAGCTTTAGTGACCAATGTTATACTGGCTCACCAGTTATTGGGACAGATGGGACAATCTACATTGGAAACATAGAAAGTCCATACTGGGGCAATAATTTCTATGCAATAAATTCAGATGGAACACTTAAATGGGCTAAAGCTGTCGGAACAACAAGTGGACATTATATATATGGTTCAGCAGCTATTGATGCAGATGGAACAGTTTATATCGGATGTATGGATGGTAAATTCTACGCATTTAACAATAACGGAATACTCAAATGGACCTTTGCCACTGGAGCTGGAATACAAAGTTCACCTTCCATAGGATCAGATGGAACCATCTATATTGGAAGTAGTGATGGTAAATTGTATGCCTTAAATATTATTCCCCCGGTTGCTAACTTCACTGCTGATGTTTTGACGGACTATGCTCCTTTAACAGTGCAATTTACAGACACTTCCACTGAAAATCCATCATCATGGCAATGGGACTTTAACAACGACGGAACCATCGACAGTACACAACAAAACCCCACCTACACTTACACCACGCCCGGAACTTACACTGTCAAATTAGTAGTGTCTAATAAGAAGGGCAATAACTCAATGATTAAAACCGATTATATTACAGTGACAATAACACCTAATGATACAGAAAGCCCAACAGTCACAGCTAGCCCCATAAGTGGAAACTTTAATTCAATAGTTACAGTGACATTAACAGCCATAGATAACTTCGATAAGAGACCAGTAATATATTACACTACTGATGGCACAGACCCTACAACAGAAAGCAGAAAATACACAGGCAACATTACCCTGGTTAAGTCAACTATATTGAAGTTCATTGCTGCAGATAAAAGTGGTAATATATCACCTGTACAGACTGAGACCTATAACGTGACAGATACTTATCCACCGAATGCTACTGCTACTTTAAGCGAAACAACAGTAACTTTAAAAACCACAGATAATGCAGACCCCAACCCAAAAATTTACTACACCACCGATGGAACTGACCCCACCACATCGAGTACTCCTTATAGTGGTCCGTTCACTATTCCACCAGCAGCTAGTACCATTGTGAAATTTATTGCTGTGGATGAAAGTGGAAACACATCACCACTTCAAAGTAAAACCTTTAACACAACCAGAACCACCGACATCATAACTGGTTATTATGCAGAAGGAAATATAGGCCTCATTGTGTCCAATGGTGGAACTAGTTACACCTGGTTTGCCCATAACACCCCTGGTACTGGTACTGTGACCTACACTGCCAGTGACCTGAACATACCAGAAGGTGCAACCATTTTATCGGCTCGTTTATATCAAGCCTGGACCTGGTATGGTTATCCCGGATACACATTGACTTTTAATGGTAACAGCGTGAATCAGACTGCCCACTATGCTGATGGAAATGATGGTCAAGATATTTTTGACGTAACGAAGTATTTCAAACTCGGAGGCAACAACACAGCAGTTTTAACCTCAACTGGAGGTGCCAGCTACGCCACAATCCTAATCGTAGTTTACCAGTTAGACAGCGAACCATACAAAGAAATTTGGGTAAATGAAGGATTCGACATAATTCCAGGCTACAGTGGCTATGGTGCCACCGAAGGACCTGGTCACGCCTATTTCAAGAACGTAACCACCAATAATATCAGCACAGCACAAATTACCCTTTCATTACCCTCCGGTGATAACGACTCACCCAGCATACTCCTCAATGGACAAACTTTCAACATAAACAGCACCGGTGGAAGCGACCCTGCATTCAAATACTACAACATAAACACCACAGCAATAGGAAACGGAACCAACATAATTGAAGTACCAAACGGCGGTTATATGTCCATAGCCAACGCTATACTAACATTAACCTACCAATCAGACATAGTGGCAAACTTCACAGCCGACAAAACCAATGGAACCAGCCCCTTAACAGTTCAATTTACTGATCAGTCTACAAATGCAACTAGTTGGAGCTGGGACTTCAACAACGACGGAATAATCGATAGCACAGAACAAAACCCTACATGGACTTACACTACCCCTGATAGTTACACGGTCAAACTCAAAGTCACCGGCCCCGGAGGAATCGACACAGAAACCAAAAATAATTATATAACCATTCCTTTTGCAACATGGCATGATGCATGTGAATCTCTGGATGGATGGATCACTTCTGGGTCTTCCCTTAGTACAACAGCTTATGAAGGATCTTTCAGTATCAATGGTAATGCTGCTGGATCAACAGTCTCCGCCCAAAAAACCATCAACATTCTAGAAGGAGCAAAAACTTTACGTTTCGAAGCAGGTGCAACAACATCTTACAGTTATGATAACTGGGTAAAGGTGTATCTGGATGGGCAGGAAATCCTTACGATTCCACTTGCAGGATCAGTAAACTGGAACCGTTATGCCATTGATCTATCTAAAATATCACCAGGAAACCATACATTTAAGATACAAGCCTATTCAGAGACATCCTGGGCATCTGCTAATTTCTTCCTTGACAATATCTGGGTGATAGGTGATGAAGAAATATTCAGCAATATAAAAATCACACCAGCTGATGCCAATGTGAAATCAGGTAACACATTGCAGTTATCTGCACAAGCATATAGCCAATATGATGGAAAATTATCTAAGGTATTCACCTGGACTTCATCCAATGAATCAGTTGGTACCATCAACAGCAACGGATTATTCACTGCACTTACACCAGGAACTACCTACATCACTGCCACAGCCGATGGCATAAACTGTACCCAACTGGTAACTGTTAACTATCCAGTTCCAGTGGCTGAGTTCACTAGCAATGTTACACAGGGTTTAACACCACTCTCTGTCCAGTTCACAGATACTTGCAACCAGACTGTGCCTGGAACCATTACCAGTTGGAACTGGGACTTTAATGGCGACGGAATCACAGACTCAACAGAACAGAACCCCACATGGACCTACAACTCCACCGGAACACACACTGTCAAACTGACCGTATCTGGACCGGGAGGTAGTGATGAAGAAGTGAAAACCAATTATATCACTGTCTTCGCACAGGAACCACCAATAGCCCAGTTCACATCTAACATACAAAGCGGATTTGAACCTTTTACTGTGCATTTCACAGATCAATCATCTAATTACGTGACTGGATGGGCCTGGGACTTTGATGGTGACGGAATCACCGACAGCACACTACAAAACCCCACACACACCTTCTACGCAGGAAACTACACCGTCAAATTAACAGTAACCGGACCACTGGGAACAGATGAAGAGGTGAAAACCAATTATGTTACAGTTAATTACCCGGCTCCAGTGGCTGGTTTCACTGCAACAACCACAATGGGAATAACACCATTACCAGTACAGTTTAACAGCACATCCACCGGAACCATAACCCACTATGCCTGGGACTTTAATGGCGACGGAATCACAGACTCAACAGAACAAAACCCCACATACACCTATCAAAACCCTGGTACATACACAGTAAAACTAACAGTAACTGGACCAGGAGGAACAGACGAAGAAGTAAAAACCAACTACATATCGGCAGGCACCATCATTTATCAAACCGATACAGACTCATATGTCCTATCAACAAGTGCAAACAACAATTATGGTACATCAACCACCATTTACGCAAGAGTTACTACAAGTGGAGGCATTTACAGAACATTAATAACATTTGACCTATCTTCTATCCCAAAAGGAGCAGTAATCGACTCCGCCACCCTATATGCTTACATGTCATCCAGAGCAGGAGATAGAAACATATCAGCATACCGTATAACTGGAGAATGGACTGAATCTGGAGTCAAATGGAATAACCAGCCCACAGTTAACTCCATAGCAACAAGTATAACTAACCCCGGCTCAGTAGCCAATGTTTGGGTAACATGGGATGTCACACCAGATGTATTGGCATATCTACAGGGCACAGCGAACTACGGATGGATGCTCGCACTGAGCAATGAATCTTCAAGTAACCAGTATGCATACTTCAGAAGCAGTGAATATTCAACCACTGCACAGCGACCGTATCTCCAGATAGTGTGTCACCTGCCAACACCAGAAGCTAATTTCACCACAAGCCCTACCAATGGAACCACACCTTTAACAGTACAATTCACCGACACCACCACCAATAACCCCACCACATGGGCCTGGGACTTCAACAACGACGGTAACATAGACAGCACAATACAAAACCCAACCTGGACCTATACCAGTGAAGGCATATACACCGTGACTTTAACTGCAGGGAATAGTGCGGGGAACAACACCTTAACTCAGTCTAACCTGATTAAAGTGGGTAAACCCGATTTAAGCATTGACAATGTTCAACTACCTAACAACCCAGTTGTTGGAGGTATTTACAACATCAATGCAACCATCGTCAACAATGGTGTTAGCGATGCTGCTGCATTCAACGTGAAAATCGCAGGAATCGGAACACAACGTGTAAACAGTTTAGCAGCAAGTACCAGCACAGTTTTAAGCTGGATCTGGACACCCACCACCACTGGACCATTCCAGTTCGACATAAACACCGACCGACACAATGAAATTACAGAAGCAAACGAAGCAAACAACATCTACAAACATAACGTGACAGTATCTGACCCACGAGCAGACATTACTATCAGCGATGTAAATGGAATACCAGTCAATCCTGTGGTAGGACAGACCTACACCATAACCACCACTATAACCAACAACGGACAGACTGATGCAACTGGTTTTAATGTGAAATTCGCAGGACTGGGAACACAACGCATTGACAGCTTAGCCGCAGGAGCCAGCACCACACTAACCTGGACCTGGACACCAACTGCTGTAGGAGATGTTACATTCAACATAAACAGCGACCGAAACAACGAAATCACCGAAGCAAACGAAAACAACAACATATACACACAAACAGTGAAAGTAACCGACCCTAGACCAGACATCACCATAACCGATGTAACTGGAATACCAGCCAACCCCGTAGCCGGACAAACCTACACTGTAACCGTTACAGTAGCTAACAATGGTAGCGGTGATGCCAGCAGTTTCAACGTGAAATTCGCAGGTAACGGAACACAAAGAGTCACTAACCTTGCAGCAGGAGCCACCACCACACTCACTTGGACTTGGACACCAACCACAACAGGAGACTACAATTTAAATATAAACACTGACCGAAACAATGAAATCACTGAAGCCAACGAAGCCAACAACATATTCCAGCAGACAGTTTACGTGGGATAA